The following proteins come from a genomic window of Micavibrio aeruginosavorus EPB:
- a CDS encoding I78 family peptidase inhibitor, with the protein MDRKIRNFALTFPVVIAILVVAVVIYSVVKPSGSVAGQGRMAHEEVAANPDVAVEEMVCEFDQWIGKEVAAAEEELRKLGRVVRILGKDSPATMDYRHDRVNVIHDDNGQIISVTCG; encoded by the coding sequence ATGGACCGTAAGATTCGTAATTTTGCCCTGACCTTCCCGGTGGTGATCGCCATTCTGGTTGTTGCCGTGGTGATTTATTCCGTTGTGAAACCTTCTGGCTCGGTCGCGGGGCAGGGGAGGATGGCCCATGAAGAAGTGGCCGCCAACCCGGATGTGGCTGTTGAGGAAATGGTGTGCGAATTTGACCAGTGGATCGGCAAAGAAGTGGCCGCCGCTGAAGAAGAGTTGCGCAAGCTGGGCCGCGTTGTCCGCATTTTGGGCAAGGATAGCCCGGCGACGATGGATTACCGCCATGACCGCGTCAATGTTATCCATGATGATAACGGCCAGATCATCAGCGTGACCTGTGGTTAA
- a CDS encoding glycine zipper domain-containing protein produces the protein MGALSTTFKLAGKGLGLGISNPIKTGIGATLATDVVTGQGIGTTAGGLIPDALDLGQEAATNFIAGATGTASPEAAQDPTVSSDGSTMNLGNTFNQNANPIAGLMQSMGAAFGNNPGAAIGAAIGALSGDGIMGRIVGMIIGAVLGGVIGKFAGPALNGLMNNDGPQSGTAAQFNPAAFGLPSGPAPAALQADIEQQPKPAPLAFTPAG, from the coding sequence ATGGGTGCATTATCAACAACATTCAAACTGGCCGGCAAAGGGCTGGGATTAGGCATTTCCAACCCGATTAAAACGGGTATCGGCGCGACACTCGCTACCGACGTCGTCACTGGCCAAGGCATTGGCACAACCGCTGGCGGCCTGATCCCCGACGCCCTTGATCTGGGCCAAGAAGCCGCAACGAATTTCATTGCCGGCGCAACAGGGACAGCAAGCCCAGAAGCCGCGCAAGACCCGACCGTGTCCAGCGATGGAAGCACGATGAACCTCGGAAACACGTTCAATCAAAATGCAAACCCGATTGCAGGCCTGATGCAAAGCATGGGCGCTGCGTTTGGCAATAACCCAGGCGCCGCCATTGGCGCGGCGATTGGCGCACTCAGCGGTGATGGCATCATGGGCCGTATCGTCGGCATGATCATCGGTGCCGTTCTGGGTGGTGTGATTGGTAAATTCGCCGGCCCGGCTCTGAACGGCCTGATGAACAACGACGGCCCGCAAAGTGGCACCGCCGCCCAATTCAATCCGGCAGCTTTTGGCCTACCGAGCGGTCCTGCCCCGGCAGCGTTGCAAGCGGATATTGAACAACAACCGAAACCGGCCCCGCTGGCCTTCACCCCTGCTGGTTAA
- a CDS encoding CheR family methyltransferase yields MRLADFEMYRELLHRHTGVDLTPDKSSLLDARLTPIAKKWGYPTFESMTIALRGVPENALIIDVVEAMMMNETMFFRDARPFEDLKNTIIPYLAKERAKYKSLRFWSAGCSTGEEPYSIAMAVKECGTPLKNWDIDIIGTDISHSVLSKAREGHYSQFDVQRGLPSPMLIKYFHQADGGGWQLDSSIMSMVDFLHSNLLDPVRDLGPFDVIFCRNVLCAMDDAAKTRILDNLARTLEPDGFLVLGDEETLPTACVSLRPLPELPGFYGPADGTHRMDRLEKLKKTS; encoded by the coding sequence ATGCGGCTGGCTGATTTTGAAATGTACCGCGAATTGTTACACCGGCACACCGGCGTCGATTTAACGCCGGATAAATCCTCGTTGCTGGATGCCCGATTGACCCCGATTGCAAAAAAATGGGGTTACCCGACATTTGAATCCATGACGATCGCCCTGCGCGGTGTGCCGGAAAACGCTTTAATCATCGACGTTGTCGAAGCGATGATGATGAACGAAACCATGTTCTTCCGCGACGCCCGCCCATTTGAAGATTTAAAAAACACAATCATCCCCTATCTGGCCAAGGAACGGGCGAAATATAAATCTCTACGCTTCTGGTCCGCGGGATGCTCAACCGGGGAAGAACCCTACTCCATCGCCATGGCGGTGAAGGAATGCGGCACGCCATTAAAGAACTGGGACATTGATATTATCGGCACCGATATATCGCACAGCGTTTTGTCAAAAGCCCGTGAAGGCCATTATTCGCAATTTGATGTGCAACGCGGCTTGCCCAGCCCGATGCTGATCAAATATTTTCATCAGGCCGATGGTGGCGGATGGCAGCTGGATTCATCAATCATGAGCATGGTTGATTTCCTGCATTCCAACCTGCTTGATCCAGTGCGCGATCTGGGGCCGTTTGATGTGATTTTCTGCCGTAATGTTTTATGCGCGATGGATGACGCGGCCAAAACCCGCATCCTCGACAACCTCGCCCGCACGCTGGAGCCGGATGGCTTCCTGGTTCTGGGGGATGAGGAAACCCTACCCACCGCATGTGTCTCTCTGCGCCCGCTGCCCGAACTGCCCGGCTTCTACGGTCCGGCCGATGGCACACATCGCATGGACCGGCTGGAAAAATTAAAGAAGACCAGCTAA
- a CDS encoding response regulator: protein MKSCLVIDDSQVVRKVARRIAEQAGFKCIEADNGVEAFEICESAMPDAIVLDWNMPSMSGIEFLERLRGMKNGTHPKVILCSAENDSFHVERAIKAGADEYVMKPFDSEILMSKFLQIGLG from the coding sequence ATGAAATCATGTCTTGTGATCGACGACAGCCAGGTGGTGCGCAAAGTGGCGCGCCGTATTGCCGAACAGGCCGGGTTCAAATGTATTGAAGCCGATAACGGTGTCGAAGCCTTTGAAATCTGTGAAAGCGCCATGCCCGATGCCATCGTTCTGGACTGGAACATGCCATCGATGAGTGGCATCGAATTTCTGGAACGCCTGCGCGGCATGAAAAACGGTACGCACCCAAAGGTCATCCTCTGCTCCGCCGAAAACGATTCCTTTCATGTTGAACGTGCGATCAAGGCCGGGGCCGATGAATATGTGATGAAACCATTCGACAGTGAAATCTTGATGTCGAAATTCCTGCAAATCGGTTTGGGGTAG
- a CDS encoding histidine phosphotransferase family protein: MHNTMIDATVLELLASRICHDLISPVGAVNNGVEFLEDMGADAGDEAIALISMSAQAAAARLQVFRLAYGAGGRDPNIKPWDIHKTFDNLITADGKIKQNWDARAVFADVELPEGFCKILTATLMLAAECMPKGGAIGVTHENGETRVIAGGPDAAPRAQVKEALAVELDPADLDPRLVHPFATGILGRQYGLDITIEKAGDSMVTFLIKRA; this comes from the coding sequence ATGCACAACACAATGATCGACGCCACGGTTCTGGAATTGCTGGCATCCCGCATTTGCCACGATTTGATCTCTCCGGTCGGGGCCGTGAATAACGGCGTCGAATTTCTGGAAGACATGGGTGCCGATGCCGGGGACGAAGCCATCGCCCTGATTTCCATGAGCGCCCAGGCCGCCGCCGCGCGGTTGCAGGTGTTCCGCCTCGCCTATGGCGCGGGTGGCCGTGACCCCAATATCAAACCGTGGGACATTCACAAGACGTTCGACAATTTGATCACCGCCGATGGCAAGATCAAACAAAACTGGGACGCCCGCGCGGTGTTCGCCGATGTTGAGTTGCCGGAAGGGTTTTGCAAGATCCTGACCGCGACCCTGATGCTGGCCGCGGAATGCATGCCCAAGGGCGGTGCCATTGGCGTCACCCACGAAAACGGCGAAACCCGCGTGATTGCCGGCGGCCCCGACGCCGCCCCCCGCGCCCAGGTGAAGGAAGCCCTGGCCGTTGAACTGGACCCCGCCGATCTGGACCCCCGCTTGGTTCACCCGTTTGCCACCGGCATTCTGGGCCGTCAGTACGGATTGGACATCACCATTGAGAAAGCTGGCGACAGCATGGTAACGTTTTTGATCAAACGCGCCTAA
- the pgmG gene encoding phosphoglucomutase/phosphomannomutase PgmG encodes MTTANTAKKTEMAPAAFKFDQEILREYDIRGQVGKNLSEDVAYAVGLSYGTYVRRKGGKTVALGFDGRASSPILSAAVVRGLMAVGLDVTDIGLGPTPMLYYAVKHLKTDAGIMITGSHNPSDYNGFKMTLQTGPVYGPAVQEIGRIAREGDYETGEGSIKTFDIQDIYVDRLMADLKQTNKPLNVVWDCGNGAAGEITRRLTKKLPGKHILLFDEIDGTFPNHHPDPTVDHNLEDLIKCVKDNGFDLGIAFDGDADRIGAVDEKGGILRCDSLITIYARDVLKRHPGATIVGDVKCSQVMYDEIARLGGKPVMWKTGHSLIKAKMAEEKSPLSGELSGHIFFGDGWYGFDDGLYCGIRLMNAVIDANAPASTLTAHLPQIFNTPEIRFEVDEVKKFDLVAAVVASVKAQAQKDPSIAVNDIDGARVNTKDGWWLLRASNTQNVLVTRAEAQSADALERLKDMVRTEVGKIGYDVSFA; translated from the coding sequence ATGACAACCGCAAACACAGCGAAGAAAACAGAGATGGCACCAGCAGCTTTTAAATTCGATCAGGAAATCTTGCGCGAATACGACATTCGCGGTCAGGTCGGAAAAAACCTGTCCGAAGATGTGGCCTATGCTGTTGGCCTGTCCTATGGCACCTATGTCCGCCGCAAGGGTGGAAAAACGGTGGCGCTTGGTTTCGATGGCCGCGCATCCAGCCCGATTTTGTCGGCGGCTGTTGTGCGCGGTTTGATGGCCGTGGGATTGGATGTCACCGATATCGGCCTCGGCCCCACACCGATGCTGTATTACGCTGTCAAACATTTGAAAACCGATGCCGGGATTATGATTACCGGGTCGCACAACCCGTCCGATTACAACGGCTTTAAAATGACCCTGCAAACCGGCCCGGTGTACGGCCCGGCGGTGCAGGAGATTGGCCGCATCGCGCGTGAAGGCGATTACGAAACCGGCGAAGGCTCGATCAAAACATTTGATATTCAGGATATCTATGTCGACCGCCTGATGGCCGATTTGAAACAGACGAACAAGCCGTTGAACGTCGTCTGGGATTGCGGCAACGGCGCCGCCGGGGAAATCACCCGCCGCCTGACCAAGAAATTGCCGGGCAAGCATATCCTGCTGTTCGATGAAATTGATGGCACCTTCCCCAACCATCACCCGGACCCGACGGTCGACCACAATCTGGAAGATTTGATCAAGTGCGTCAAAGACAACGGCTTCGATCTGGGCATTGCCTTTGACGGCGACGCCGACCGCATTGGTGCCGTGGATGAAAAAGGCGGGATTTTGCGTTGCGACTCCCTCATCACCATTTACGCCCGTGACGTGCTGAAACGCCACCCGGGCGCGACCATTGTGGGTGATGTGAAATGTTCCCAGGTCATGTACGACGAAATCGCCCGCCTGGGCGGCAAGCCAGTGATGTGGAAAACCGGCCACTCACTGATCAAGGCGAAAATGGCGGAAGAAAAATCACCGTTGTCCGGTGAACTCTCCGGCCACATCTTCTTCGGTGATGGCTGGTACGGGTTTGATGATGGGCTGTATTGCGGCATTCGTTTGATGAATGCCGTGATTGACGCAAACGCCCCGGCCTCCACCCTGACCGCGCATTTGCCGCAAATCTTCAACACGCCGGAAATCCGGTTCGAAGTGGACGAAGTGAAGAAATTTGATCTGGTCGCTGCTGTCGTGGCCTCGGTCAAGGCACAGGCGCAAAAAGATCCGTCTATTGCCGTGAATGATATTGACGGCGCCCGCGTAAACACGAAAGATGGCTGGTGGCTGCTGCGCGCCTCCAACACGCAAAACGTGCTGGTCACCCGGGCAGAGGCCCAGAGCGCCGATGCACTGGAACGTCTGAAAGATATGGTTCGCACAGAAGTCGGGAAAATTGGTTATGACGTCAGCTTCGCTTAA
- a CDS encoding UTP--glucose-1-phosphate uridylyltransferase, with the protein MSTSKQWKPIRKAVLPVAGLGTRFLPATKVMPKEMLPLVDRPLVQHAIEEARDAGIDEFVFITGRFKEMLEEHFDYQPELAALLEKRGKPDLAEKVKTSEIPAGQLFLTRQPKPLGLGHAIWCAKKLIGDDPFAILLPDDVVLNPGGPGCLSQMIQTYNETGGNLVAVMDVPREKTASYGILDIKSDDGKRVDIKGLVEKPKPEDAPSTLSIIGRYILQPELFAYLDKFETGVGGEIQLTDAMANLIGQQPFHGLRYDGQRYDCGSRVGFIEANIAFAMHDPEIGDTVKSIIKKHAQHL; encoded by the coding sequence ATGAGCACATCGAAACAGTGGAAGCCCATTCGTAAAGCCGTCCTGCCCGTTGCCGGGCTGGGCACGCGCTTCCTGCCCGCGACAAAAGTCATGCCGAAGGAAATGCTCCCCCTCGTCGACCGTCCGCTGGTCCAGCACGCGATTGAAGAAGCGCGCGATGCAGGCATTGATGAATTCGTCTTCATCACGGGCCGGTTCAAGGAAATGCTGGAAGAGCATTTTGATTACCAGCCCGAACTGGCCGCCCTGTTGGAAAAACGCGGCAAACCCGATCTGGCCGAAAAAGTCAAAACATCCGAAATTCCCGCCGGGCAATTGTTCCTGACGCGTCAACCCAAACCGTTGGGGTTGGGCCACGCCATCTGGTGCGCAAAGAAACTGATCGGCGATGATCCGTTTGCGATTTTGCTACCCGATGATGTGGTGCTGAACCCCGGTGGTCCTGGCTGCCTGAGCCAGATGATCCAGACTTATAATGAAACCGGCGGCAATCTGGTCGCCGTCATGGATGTGCCGCGCGAAAAAACGGCCAGCTACGGCATCCTTGATATCAAATCCGATGACGGTAAGCGCGTGGATATCAAGGGGCTGGTTGAAAAACCAAAGCCGGAAGACGCGCCCTCCACCCTGTCCATCATTGGCCGCTATATCCTGCAGCCAGAATTGTTCGCGTACCTCGACAAATTCGAAACGGGTGTCGGCGGAGAAATTCAATTGACCGACGCCATGGCCAATCTGATCGGCCAGCAACCGTTCCACGGCCTGCGTTATGACGGGCAGCGTTACGATTGCGGCAGCCGTGTTGGCTTTATCGAGGCCAACATCGCCTTTGCCATGCACGACCCGGAAATCGGTGACACTGTCAAATCCATCATAAAAAAACATGCCCAACATTTGTAA